A genomic window from Megalobrama amblycephala isolate DHTTF-2021 linkage group LG2, ASM1881202v1, whole genome shotgun sequence includes:
- the hic2 gene encoding hypermethylated in cancer 2 protein — protein sequence MELPNHAKQLLLQLNQQRAKGYLCDVIIVVENALFRAHKNILAASSIYFKSLILHDNLINLDTDMVNPSVFRQVLDFIYTGKLLSSDQFSDHNFNALLTAASYLQLHDLAALCRKKLKRNGRSLLNKPTTPTNGRTSRNQRLSSTPVTPNQMSGLKDSEKTKRHEELLKDDLSEDEMFGRNAHCATSVNSLSPSTSKNGSNGSCGMQELGLDLSKKSPSGSTATEEVSPSSIPQESPQSASESTANSASFDENTNTPNLTAGEPMELGGGECEESQPLPEVDQHKSSRQVARQRRQTKSEGKKVEDAERGTLPNGVAKRLNVAGERLPGGGKGNSEVSYQCKDEEEGLENGQEQSEESGQSESEGGRNSTNYVYRQEGFEPALGDNLYVCIPCGKGFPSSEELNAHVETHTEEELYIKEEDDEVEAEDLSAQITHVHGPESRRFSCSVCNKTYKDPATLRQHEKTHWLTRPFPCNICGKMFTQRGTMTRHMRSHLGLKPFACEECGMRFTRQYRLTEHMRVHSGEKPYECQLCGGKFTQQRNLISHLRMHTSPS from the coding sequence ATGGAATTGCCAAATCATGCCAAACAATTGCTGCTGCAGCTAAACCAACAAAGAGCCAAAGGTTATCTGTGTGATGTGATCATAGTAGTAGAAAATGCCCTTTTTCGGGCACACAAGAACATCCTGGCAGCCAGCAGTATCTATTTCAAATCTCTTATCCTTCATGACAACTTGATTAACCTCGATACGGACATGGTCAACCCGTCGGTTTTCCGGCAGGTTCTAGACTTCATTTACACTGGCAAGCTTTTGTCGTCTGATCAGTTCAGTGACCACAATTTCAATGCCCTTCTAACGGCAGCAAGCTACCTCCAACTTCACGACTTGGCTGCTCTCTGCAGAAAGAAGCTCAAGCGTAACGGGAGATCCCTACTTAATAAACCCACCACCCCTACCAATGGAAGAACTTCTAGGAACCAAAGGCTGTCCTCTACACCTGTAACTCCAAACCAAATGTCAGGGTTAAAAGACAGTGAGAAGACAAAGAGGCATGAGGAGCTACTCAAAGATGACTTGTCTGAGGATGAGATGTTTGGGAGAAACGCCCACTGTGCCACCTCTGTGAATTCGCTCAGTCCCTCAACGAGTAAGAACGGAAGCAACGGCAGTTGTGGCATGCAAGAACTTGGCCTAGACCTTTCCAAGAAAAGCCCCTCAGGGAGCACAGCCACTGAAGAAGTCAGTCCCAGCAGCATCCCACAAGAATCACCTCAGTCTGCCTCAGAATCCACAGCCAACAGTGCCTCATTTGATGAGAACACCAACACGCCAAACCTCACCGCTGGAGAGCCCATGGAGCTGGGTGGAGGAGAATGCGAAGAGAGTCAACCACTTCCAGAAGTTGACCAGCATAAAAGCTCCCGGCAGGTTGCCCGGCAGAGGCGGCAAACCAAGAGCGAAGGCAAAAAGGTCGAAGATGCGGAACGTGGAACTTTACCCAACGGCGTCGCCAAAAGATTGAACGTGGCTGGGGAGAGGCTCCCTGGTGGAGGAAAAGGCAACTCCGAAGTATCCTACCAGTGTAAAGATGAAGAGGAAGGTTTAGAGAATGGTCAGGAGCAAAGTGAAGAGAGCGGACAGAGCGAGAGCGAAGGTGGGCGGAATAGCACCAATTACGTCTACCGCCAGGAAGGCTTTGAGCCTGCACTCGGTGACAACCTTTATGTTTGCATTCCCTGTGGTAAAGGCTTCCCGAGCTCTGAGGAGCTGAACGCCCATGTGGAGACCCATACAGAGGAAGAGTTGTACATCAAAGAGGAGGATGATGAAGTAGAAGCAGAAGACTTGTCTGCGCAAATAACCCATGTCCACGGCCCCGAGTCGCGTCGCTTCAGCTGCTCGGTCTGCAACAAGACCTACAAAGATCCGGCCACTCTTCGTCAACACGAGAAGACCCACTGGCTCACCCGTCCCTTCCCCTGCAACATCTGCGGCAAGATGTTCACCCAACGCGGCACCATGACGCGCCACATGCGTAGCCACCTGGGGCTGAAGCCCTTTGCCTGCGAAGAGTGCGGCATGCGCTTTACCCGCCAGTACCGGCTCACGGAGCACATGCGGGTTCACTCAGGTGAGAAGCCGTACGAATGTCAGCTATGTGGGGGCAAATTTACCCAGCAGCGTAACCTCATTAGCCACCTACGAATGCATACCTCCCCGTCATAA